The proteins below are encoded in one region of Salvelinus fontinalis isolate EN_2023a chromosome 10, ASM2944872v1, whole genome shotgun sequence:
- the LOC129863236 gene encoding zinc finger protein Gfi-1b-like, whose translation MPRSFLVKNKRCTSYNVHQSHEDEAESRDPAFTEPKSPESPVRPQSLSQPTHPDTYSYMKNEQEPERPVPFHPDPTGHPVTPAPPPYYLSEAHMAELPAYYKPSYTWDSVPAPYDLCTMGFLPSLLQHSRSLFGAKVSHSPEPQQPLDCSTHYYHTSGTYHCITCDKVFSTPHGLEVHVRRSHSGTRPFGCSICRKTFGHAVSLEQHMNVHSQERSFECKMCGKTFKRSSTLSTHLLIHSDTRPYPCQYCGKRFHQKSDMKKHTYIHTGEKPHKCQVCGKAFSQSSNLITHSRKHTGFKPFGCEICVKGFQRKVDLRRHHESQHGLK comes from the exons ATGCCACGATCCTTTTTGGTGAAAAACAAGAGGTGCACATCTTACAATGTGCACCAATCTCACGAAGATGAAGCCGAATCGAGGGACCCTGCATTTACAG AACCAAAGAGTCCAGAGTCTCCAGTCAGGCCTCAGTCACTGAGTCAGCCCACTCATCCTGACACCTATTCTTACATGAAAAATGAACAGGAGCCTGAACGGCCAGTCCCCTTTCACCCTGACCCAACAGGACACCCTGTTACCCCTGCTCCACCACCATACTACTTATCAG AGGCTCACATGGCAGAGCTCCCTGCATACTACAAGCCCTCCTACACCTGGGACTCTGTACCTGCGCCCTATGACCTTTGTACGATGggcttcctcccctccctcctgcaGCACTCCAGGAGCCTATTTGGGGCTAAAGTCAGCCACAGCCCTGAGCCCCAGCAACCTCTGGACTGCAGcacacactactaccacacctcGGGAACTTATCACTGCATCACCTGTGACAAG GTGTTCTCAACCCCTCATGGTTTGGAGGTGCATGTCAGACGCTCCCACAGCGGGACCAGACCATTCGGCTGCAGCATCTGCAGGAAAACCTTTGGCCATGCTGTCAGTCTGGAGCAACACATGAACGTTCACTCACAG GAAAGAAGTTTTGAATGCAAGATGTGTGGAAAGACATTCAAGCGctcttccaccctctccacccatCTACTCATCCACTCCGACACCAGGCCCTACCCCTGTCAGTACTGTGGAAAGAGGTTCCACCAGAAGTCGGACATGAAGAAACACACCTACATCCACacag GTGAGAAGCCCCACAAATGCCAGGTGTGTGGCAAGGCATTTAGCCAGAGCTCCaacctcatcacacacagtcgTAAACACACAGGCTTTAAGCCCTTTGGCTGTGAGATCTGTGTCAAGGGCTTCCAACGCAAGGTGGACCTCCGCAGACACCATGAGAGCCAGCATGGCCTGAAGTGA